From a single Nitrogeniibacter mangrovi genomic region:
- a CDS encoding F0F1 ATP synthase subunit epsilon — MAMTVHVDIVSAEEEIFSGLAEFVALPGETGELGILPGHMPLMTRIKPGAVRVKPQNGEEELVFVAGGLLEVQPGLVTVLADTAIRGKDLDEAKALEAKRKAEEALANHNAEIDYAAAQAELAEAIAQLAAIKKLRGPRH, encoded by the coding sequence ATGGCAATGACTGTGCATGTCGATATCGTGAGCGCCGAAGAGGAAATCTTCTCCGGGCTGGCCGAATTCGTGGCCCTGCCCGGCGAGACCGGTGAGCTCGGTATTTTGCCGGGCCACATGCCGCTGATGACCCGGATCAAACCGGGTGCGGTTCGCGTCAAGCCGCAGAATGGTGAGGAAGAGCTCGTCTTCGTCGCTGGCGGTCTGCTGGAAGTTCAACCGGGTCTGGTGACGGTGCTCGCCGACACCGCCATCCGTGGCAAGGACCTGGACGAAGCCAAGGCACTCGAAGCGAAACGCAAGGCCGAAGAGGCGCTGGCGAATCACAACGCCGAAATCGACTACGCCGCGGCGCAGGCCGAGCTGGCCGAAGCGATTGCCCAACTGGCCGCGATCAAGAAGCTGCGCGGCCCGCGGCATTGA
- a CDS encoding ubiquinone biosynthesis accessory factor UbiJ, whose product MLDTALRATLNHLIGQHDWARVRLKAHTGCQVGIRVAGVSQRFRIDDTGLLGGETSDDADDVMIDVPAQAIASLTDGIEGVLAHARISGQAELAETVGFVARHLDWDREADLARLFGPIAGRRLHLTARHVEQAIPASAMRLARNTSEYLVHEGRWLADRTAFDDHVAQLRHLRDDLARLDQRVARLDRNESKR is encoded by the coding sequence ATGCTCGATACCGCCCTGCGCGCCACACTCAACCACCTGATCGGCCAGCACGACTGGGCGCGCGTGCGCCTGAAAGCCCACACAGGCTGTCAGGTCGGCATCCGTGTCGCGGGCGTGTCTCAACGATTCCGCATTGATGACACCGGCCTGCTCGGGGGCGAGACGTCCGACGATGCCGATGACGTCATGATCGACGTTCCGGCGCAGGCCATCGCCTCGCTCACCGACGGCATCGAGGGCGTCCTGGCCCACGCCCGGATTTCCGGCCAGGCCGAACTGGCTGAGACTGTCGGCTTCGTCGCCCGCCATCTGGACTGGGATCGTGAAGCCGATCTGGCCCGTCTCTTCGGCCCCATTGCCGGGCGCCGTCTTCATCTGACGGCCCGCCACGTGGAACAGGCCATTCCGGCATCCGCCATGCGGCTGGCCCGCAACACCAGCGAATATCTCGTTCACGAGGGCCGATGGCTCGCCGATCGTACTGCGTTCGACGACCACGTCGCACAGTTGCGTCACCTGAGAGACGATCTGGCCCGCCTCGATCAGCGCGTCGCCCGATTGGACCGCAACGAGTCGAAGCGATAA
- the ubiE gene encoding bifunctional demethylmenaquinone methyltransferase/2-methoxy-6-polyprenyl-1,4-benzoquinol methylase UbiE has translation MDDKTTDFGYETVPETEKARKVAGVFSSVANRYDIMNDLMSGGLHRLWKAFTIRVAGVKAGDRVLDVAGGTADLSIAFAKRVGPTGQVWLTDINGAMLSRGRDRTIDKGLSLPVAQCDAEHLPFPDNHFNCVTVAFGLRNMTHKDAALAEMRRVLKPGGRLLVLEFSRVYKPLAPAYDLYSFKILPWLGQRVAGDADSYRYLAESIRVHPDQETLKTMMEQVGLERVDYFNLTGGVVALHRGYKL, from the coding sequence ATGGACGATAAAACCACGGATTTCGGCTACGAAACCGTCCCCGAGACGGAAAAAGCGCGCAAGGTTGCCGGTGTCTTCTCCTCGGTCGCCAACCGTTACGACATCATGAATGACCTGATGTCCGGCGGCCTGCACCGGCTCTGGAAGGCTTTCACCATCCGTGTGGCGGGCGTCAAGGCCGGCGACCGGGTACTCGATGTCGCCGGCGGCACGGCGGATCTGTCGATCGCCTTTGCCAAACGGGTCGGACCCACCGGCCAGGTCTGGCTGACCGACATCAACGGCGCCATGCTCAGCCGCGGCCGCGACCGCACGATCGACAAGGGGCTGTCGCTGCCGGTCGCCCAGTGCGACGCCGAGCACCTGCCCTTTCCCGACAACCATTTCAACTGCGTCACCGTCGCCTTCGGTCTGCGCAACATGACCCACAAGGACGCAGCGCTCGCCGAGATGCGACGGGTGCTCAAACCCGGCGGCCGCCTGCTCGTGCTCGAATTTTCCCGGGTCTACAAACCGCTGGCGCCCGCCTACGATCTGTACTCGTTCAAGATCCTGCCCTGGCTCGGCCAGCGCGTGGCGGGCGACGCCGACAGTTACCGCTACCTGGCCGAGTCGATCCGGGTGCATCCGGATCAGGAAACCCTCAAGACCATGATGGAACAGGTCGGACTCGAGCGTGTCGACTACTTCAATCTGACCGGCGGCGTGGTCGCCCTCCATCGCGGCTACAAGCTCTGA
- a CDS encoding gamma-butyrobetaine hydroxylase-like domain-containing protein — translation MAGLDASTPLPTDIVLHTQSRCLEVAFDNGARYRLPFEFLRVFSPSAEVRGHGIGQETLQTGKRDVIVEQVEPVGKYALKLVFSDGHDSGLYSWDYLAEIGAHQEALWQAYLERLEAAGASRDIDTTPGRPTGGCGGAH, via the coding sequence ATGGCCGGACTTGACGCTTCCACTCCCCTGCCCACGGATATCGTGCTGCACACCCAGTCACGCTGCCTCGAAGTGGCGTTCGACAACGGTGCGCGCTATCGCTTGCCGTTCGAGTTCCTGCGGGTCTTCTCCCCCTCGGCCGAGGTCCGCGGACACGGTATCGGACAGGAGACCCTGCAGACCGGCAAGCGCGACGTCATCGTCGAGCAGGTGGAGCCGGTCGGGAAATACGCACTCAAGCTGGTGTTCTCGGACGGCCACGACAGCGGCCTGTACTCCTGGGACTATCTGGCCGAGATCGGCGCACATCAGGAGGCCCTGTGGCAGGCCTATCTGGAACGCCTCGAGGCCGCCGGCGCCAGTCGCGACATCGATACCACACCAGGCCGCCCCACCGGCGGTTGCGGCGGAGCACATTGA
- the phoB gene encoding phosphate regulon transcriptional regulator PhoB, translating to MPANILLVEDEPAIQELIAANLGRAGHHVVRAADAETALRIVRDALPDLILLDWMLPGLSGIELAKRLRAEERTREIPLIMLTARGEEQDKVQGLETGADDYITKPFSPRELVARIKAVLRRRAPQATEDPVQIGGLRLDPATHRISAGEQSLSLGPTEFRLLHFLMTHPERVHSRAQLLDQVWGDHVFVEERTVDVHIRRLRCALEPTGHERLIQTVRGSGYRLSAQSEVPQTVR from the coding sequence ATGCCAGCCAATATTCTGCTTGTTGAAGACGAACCCGCGATTCAGGAACTGATCGCTGCCAATCTTGGTCGTGCCGGCCACCATGTGGTGCGGGCCGCCGATGCAGAAACCGCGTTGCGCATCGTCCGTGATGCCCTGCCCGACCTGATCCTGCTCGACTGGATGTTGCCCGGTCTGTCCGGCATCGAACTGGCCAAGCGCCTGCGCGCCGAGGAGCGGACCCGCGAGATTCCGTTGATCATGCTGACCGCCCGGGGCGAGGAGCAGGACAAGGTACAGGGTCTCGAGACCGGGGCCGACGACTACATCACCAAGCCCTTCAGCCCGCGTGAGCTGGTGGCCCGGATCAAGGCCGTCCTGCGCCGGCGCGCGCCCCAGGCGACCGAGGATCCGGTGCAGATCGGTGGCCTGCGCCTGGATCCGGCGACGCATCGCATCAGCGCGGGCGAACAGAGCCTGTCGCTCGGGCCGACCGAATTCCGTCTGCTGCATTTCCTCATGACCCACCCGGAGCGCGTCCATTCCAGGGCGCAACTGCTGGACCAGGTGTGGGGCGACCATGTGTTCGTCGAGGAGCGCACGGTCGACGTGCATATCCGTCGCCTGCGCTGCGCACTGGAGCCGACCGGACACGAGCGCCTGATACAGACGGTGCGCGGCAGTGGCTACCGGCTCTCCGCGCAGTCGGAGGTGCCGCAGACGGTGCGATAA
- the phoR gene encoding phosphate regulon sensor histidine kinase PhoR, which yields MAAVAVFAIPIALLVSPVVGALVAALGLLVVLWRHNWYLTQLVVWTHEPIGTPLPHAFGVWDFVFSDLNRRARQASEQRERLSAALDRFREASQAMPDGVMYLSHTDTIEWINRQAAIDFSLDQERDRGVQVTNLVRQPDFVHYLERGDYDEPFLFHPMHRKGAALLVQVIRFGDHRKMVISRDVSQLEKLETMRRDFVANVSHELRTPLTVVSGFLETVIDAEDDLDGAERNHYLGLALEQASRMQRLINDLLTLSALETGAPSPDEEVFNVGGMVREIARETDALSAGRHTVEVSVDCDCQCAGSAKELHSAFANLASNAVRYTPAGGTVRLRWHLDPDGFGEFCVEDTGIGVAPEHLPRLTERFYRVDRGRSRETGGTGLGLAIVKHVLTRHQCELKVSSTPGVGSTFCVRVPARRIVRCEQASAPSGQASA from the coding sequence CTGGCCGCCGTGGCCGTGTTCGCCATACCGATCGCGTTGCTGGTGTCCCCGGTGGTCGGGGCGCTGGTGGCTGCGCTCGGCCTGCTCGTGGTGCTCTGGCGACACAACTGGTACCTCACCCAGCTCGTGGTGTGGACCCATGAACCGATCGGCACGCCCCTGCCCCATGCCTTCGGGGTGTGGGATTTCGTCTTTTCCGATCTCAACCGGCGTGCGCGCCAGGCCAGCGAGCAGCGCGAGCGCCTGAGCGCCGCGCTGGATCGCTTTCGCGAAGCCAGTCAGGCCATGCCCGACGGGGTCATGTACCTGTCCCATACCGACACCATCGAGTGGATCAACCGCCAGGCGGCCATCGACTTCAGTCTCGACCAGGAGCGTGACCGTGGGGTCCAGGTCACCAACCTCGTGCGTCAGCCCGACTTCGTGCACTACCTCGAACGCGGCGATTACGACGAACCCTTCCTGTTCCACCCGATGCACCGCAAGGGCGCCGCGCTGCTGGTCCAGGTGATCCGTTTCGGCGACCATCGCAAGATGGTCATCTCCCGTGATGTGTCACAGCTGGAAAAGCTTGAGACCATGCGCCGCGACTTCGTCGCCAACGTGTCCCACGAGCTGCGCACACCCCTGACCGTGGTCTCCGGTTTCCTCGAGACGGTCATCGATGCCGAGGACGATCTGGATGGCGCCGAGCGCAATCATTATCTCGGTCTCGCCCTCGAGCAGGCCAGCCGCATGCAGCGCCTCATCAACGACCTGCTGACCCTCTCGGCGCTCGAGACCGGCGCGCCGTCGCCCGACGAAGAGGTGTTCAACGTCGGGGGCATGGTGCGTGAGATCGCCCGGGAGACCGATGCGCTCTCCGCCGGCCGCCACACGGTGGAAGTCAGCGTGGATTGCGACTGCCAGTGTGCCGGCAGCGCCAAGGAGTTGCACAGCGCTTTCGCCAACCTGGCCAGCAACGCGGTCAGGTACACCCCCGCGGGCGGCACGGTCCGCTTGCGCTGGCACCTGGATCCGGACGGGTTCGGCGAGTTCTGTGTCGAGGATACCGGTATCGGCGTGGCCCCGGAGCATCTGCCGCGGCTGACGGAACGTTTTTATCGTGTGGACCGCGGGCGCTCGCGCGAGACCGGCGGGACCGGGCTGGGGCTGGCGATCGTCAAGCACGTCCTCACCCGCCATCAGTGTGAGCTCAAGGTCTCCAGTACCCCGGGGGTGGGCAGCACGTTCTGCGTGCGCGTGCCGGCGCGACGGATCGTCCGCTGCGAGCAAGCGTCCGCCCCTAGCGGCCAGGCGAGCGCCTGA
- a CDS encoding HIT family protein — protein MTCPLCHPEGENILWQDALCRIIRVADDDNAGYCRVIWTGHVAEMTDLEAAEREHLMRRVYAVEGALRECFSPAKINLASLGNMVPHLHWHVIARFEDDARFPDPVWAPPKRSGAPQPDVDDDTLCRALAQWLGRMDD, from the coding sequence ATGACCTGTCCCCTGTGCCACCCCGAGGGCGAAAACATCCTCTGGCAGGATGCGCTGTGCCGCATCATCCGCGTCGCCGACGACGACAACGCCGGCTACTGCCGCGTCATCTGGACCGGCCACGTGGCGGAGATGACCGATCTGGAGGCGGCCGAGCGCGAACACCTGATGCGCCGGGTATATGCGGTCGAAGGGGCGCTGCGCGAGTGCTTCAGTCCGGCCAAGATCAATCTGGCCAGCCTTGGCAACATGGTCCCCCACCTGCACTGGCACGTCATCGCCCGCTTCGAGGACGACGCCCGCTTCCCGGATCCCGTGTGGGCGCCGCCGAAACGGAGCGGCGCGCCGCAACCGGACGTGGACGACGACACCCTGTGCCGCGCGCTGGCGCAATGGCTCGGCCGAATGGATGATTGA
- a CDS encoding class II glutamine amidotransferase: MCQLLGMNCNTPTDICFSFTGFQARGGLTDHHRDGWGIAFFEGAGCRVFLDPRPSADSPVAELVRQYPIRSLNVIAHIRKATHGRVALENTHPFMRELWGEYWLFAHNGDLKDYAPALSGRFLPVGNTDSERAFCHILDTLARHHPANAPSIETMHALLRTLATDIGAHGEFNFLLSNGRALFAHCASRLCYIVRQAPFADAHLTDQDVSVDFSQLTTPADRVAVVATTALTDNERWTPITAGSLLTFVDGEPRDFGDGTTRAFVKDTIPPAV; the protein is encoded by the coding sequence ATGTGCCAGCTGCTGGGGATGAACTGCAACACCCCCACCGATATCTGCTTCTCCTTCACCGGTTTCCAGGCCCGCGGCGGCCTGACCGACCACCATCGTGACGGCTGGGGCATCGCCTTCTTCGAGGGCGCCGGCTGCCGGGTGTTTCTGGACCCCCGCCCCAGTGCCGATTCACCGGTCGCCGAACTGGTGCGCCAGTACCCGATCCGCTCGCTCAACGTGATCGCGCACATCCGCAAGGCCACCCACGGCCGGGTGGCGCTGGAGAACACCCACCCATTCATGCGCGAGCTGTGGGGTGAATACTGGCTGTTCGCCCACAACGGTGATCTGAAGGACTACGCGCCCGCGCTCAGCGGCCGCTTCCTGCCGGTGGGCAACACCGACTCGGAACGGGCCTTCTGCCATATCCTCGACACCCTGGCGCGGCACCACCCGGCAAACGCCCCGTCGATCGAGACCATGCACGCGCTGTTGCGCACGCTGGCCACCGACATCGGCGCCCACGGCGAATTCAACTTCCTGCTCTCCAACGGCCGCGCCCTGTTCGCCCACTGCGCCTCGCGGCTGTGCTACATCGTGCGTCAGGCGCCGTTTGCCGACGCGCACCTGACCGACCAGGACGTGAGCGTGGACTTCAGCCAGCTCACGACCCCGGCGGACCGGGTCGCGGTGGTCGCCACCACCGCGCTGACCGACAACGAACGCTGGACGCCGATCACCGCGGGCTCGCTGCTGACCTTCGTGGACGGCGAGCCACGGGATTTCGGCGACGGTACGACGCGCGCTTTCGTCAAGGACACGATTCCTCCCGCGGTGTGA
- a CDS encoding DUF1499 domain-containing protein, with the protein MIRAGLLTLLLSTTMNASAWTGCRGEQVDPATTLLPCTERPNCVSTDHPDPERRLPLADDVALAQLRAAILSEPRSDIVAEGPHWLIAHFRSRVFGFVDEAHFIFRADGRLAMRSGACSGYYDFGVNRRRLERLLAKARQNAED; encoded by the coding sequence ATGATCCGCGCCGGCCTGCTCACCCTCCTGCTGAGCACCACCATGAACGCCTCTGCCTGGACCGGCTGCCGCGGCGAACAGGTCGACCCGGCGACCACCCTGCTGCCCTGCACCGAGCGCCCCAACTGCGTGTCTACCGACCACCCCGACCCGGAGCGCCGGCTGCCCCTGGCCGACGACGTCGCGCTCGCACAGCTGCGCGCCGCCATCCTCAGCGAACCGCGCAGCGACATCGTCGCCGAAGGCCCGCACTGGCTCATCGCCCATTTCCGTTCCCGCGTCTTCGGCTTCGTGGACGAAGCCCATTTCATCTTCCGCGCCGACGGCCGTCTGGCCATGCGCAGCGGCGCCTGCAGCGGCTATTACGACTTCGGTGTCAATCGCCGCCGCCTCGAGCGCCTGCTTGCCAAGGCGCGGCAAAACGCCGAGGATTGA